From Gossypium raimondii isolate GPD5lz chromosome 11, ASM2569854v1, whole genome shotgun sequence:
CTGTAATACCAACAACCTCTTTAGTTACTTTCCTTGAACGTGTCCAAGAAACTGCTTTCCAAACTTACGAGAGATCAAAATTTGATCACAAAGACTTTATAGACTTGTCATTAAAGTTCGATCTTTCAACCACAGTGAAGTCGTTCGATGAAATTTCCAAGACAGAAAATGGGTCAGTGTCGACTAAGGATTTTGAAGAGTTTATAGGAAAGTGGTTTAAAGGTGCAGGAGAGGATCTTGTTTATGTTGAGCCAATGGATTTTGAGACGGAGCCATATGGGTTTTTGCCCAAGGTGGAGAACCCAGAGGTGAGAGCTTGGGCATTAGAGGTGCATGGTTTGTGGAAGAAACTGAGTAGGGAAGTTTCGAGCTCGGTTCATGATCATCCTGAATTGCATACTTTGCTTCCTTTACCGGTGCCTGGTATGATCCCTGGTTCACGGTTCAGGGAAGTTTATTATTGGGATTCTTATTGGGTTATcaggttagttttgattttcctttttaactttttgCCTTCATATGAAGATATAAATGTGATATAAATGGTTGTGCAGAGGGCTGCTGGCGAGTAAAATGCACGAGACAGCAAAAGCCATTGTGACTAATCTCATTTCGTTGCTAGATACATATGGTTATGTACTTAATGGTGCCAGAGCCTATTACACGAATCGAAGGTAGTGGtgctttcatttattttcttcccATTGTTTGTAGGGACATTTTGtgaaaggtaatttttttaaaaaaaaattcttttaatataacTCAGTCTTAAAGTTTAATTCAATCAGTTCACGTATATTTTCTTACCTTTAAGAGATGATAGCTAGTAAGCTCAGGATTCGAATATCTTTGATTTTATTCCTTCCTTTCTTAAATAACTTTTATCACCCTAATCTCGCATTGAAAAAACTCTTAAGACCagctataatatatatacatagagaCTTGAAAGTTAAAAATTGTGAGCAATCACTAATAAGAATATAATAGCTAAGTgagtaaaagtatcataaagGTCCCTATACTATGAGTCAAATTGTATTTGACCccttttactcaaaaaaatgataaattagtcCTCTTCTTTTAAAGCAAAAAACAAACCagtcatttctgttaaaaatttcatccattaaAAACTGAGTTGACTGATGGAATAATCAAAGAGTAGAAGGGGACAAAATGCAAATTGACTCCCAGTAGAATGGCCTTCATGGTGCTTTTACTGAGCTAAGTGCTTAGCCACCTCTAAAATCCCAAAAGTTCAGTGGCTTTCAAGCCTTGCAGGTGAATTGCTCATGGAAGTATTTACAAGGTTTGAGGTACCCTTTTTTTGCAGCCAGCCTCCACTCCTGAGTGCAATGGTTTATGAGATATACAATAGAACTGGTGATGTGGATTTGGCGAAGAAGGCTCTCCCTGCATTGCTTAAAGAATATCAGTTCTGGAATTCAGGTATACTAATTACCCTTCACTTGTATGACCAATTTCTTGCTTGTTCTAACTTTCCCGGAAAATAAGATTTAACTTCCTCTCACACTAAAAATCTTTCTTCAAATTGAGCTTTTTTTCTGAGTTTGAACTATGATGTAGAAATACATACGATGATCATCCATGATGCTGAGAATTGTAATCACTCATTAAACCGGTATTATGCAATGTGGAACAAACCCAGGCCTGAAGCATCAGCCATTGTGTGTTCTTGTCTTCAACTTCCTTTTACCTTTGCTAGTATTTTCATGTTGTATATTTgaggaattttttttaacatgatCATATGTACCAGGATAAAAGATTTGCTTCCAAGTTCTTGAATGTTAATGAGAAACAGAAATTTTACCGAGAGCTTGCTTCAACTGCTGAATCTGGATGGGATTTCAGCACAAGATGGATGAGGTTATACAAATTATACTTTCATTTATAGCTTTTCATCAGAGGAgaattcagaattttttttagcaGGGCTGgactttaattataattttttcatagaTCTAAATATAAGTTTACCAagtattaaatgataatttcatcctttttaaagggactaaatagaaatttttccatttttaggggggttaaaatgcaattttagtatattaatttataatttttctatttataagaagactgaattgaaaaaattttcatttttggaagGTCAAAGCACCTGATTATGCCCTCGTATTCAGCTCTGATGAATTGGTTAACTACAGCTATGTTATTCATATCAGGGTGTGGGTGATGAATGTAATGTGTCTAACACGAATTTATCCCCAAACACGTGTCTGAATATGTGGCGGAGGTAGTATTAGACACTGATATTTCAAAAACAATGTAGAGTTTCGAATCAACCATTGAGCTAGAGGTGAATTTAGAGCAGTCAAGGGCTTCAACCCCTCCAAATTAGAAACAAAAATTGTCTTTTAGTCCTTTATAAatgctaaaattaaaaattaatatatgataaaaatacattttaaatcgAAAAGATTTCTATTTAGTCCTTCAAAAATGATGAATCTATAagttaatacaaaataaaattacactttaaccatataaaaatttataattcaattccaaccCTCTTAATAAAAACATTCTAGCTTGGCCCGAGACTGTTGTATTTTACGAAGGACATTTTTACTAATCAAATATATGAAATCTTTGTTATAGGAACCCTTCTGAATTTACAAGTTTGAGCACAACAACTATTTTACCTGTTGATTTAAATGCATTCATGCTGAGGGTATGTTGTAACTTTCTCTTTTAATAACACCTATGAGATCAGTAACACCTTGGATGTTCATCCATTTCTTGATATATGTACAGATGGAACTTGACATTGCCTTCTTTGCGAAAATTGTTGGAGACGATGCCATTGCTGAGGATTTCCTTACAGCTTCTCACACAAGAAAGAAGGCATTCAACTGTGTCTTTTGGAACGAAAACATGGGACAATGGGTGGATTATTGGCTTAACTATGGTGCTGAACCCAAGGTTTGTGTGTGTCCAAAGGACCAAAAGTACCGTAGTTTTGTAAGATGATACCATAACAATTTTTTCTACATTCTTCTCGTTTTTTTGTGTTGCTGTCCTTCAGGAACCACAAACTTGGGAAGCTCAGAAT
This genomic window contains:
- the LOC105801886 gene encoding trehalase isoform X1, which translates into the protein MAAANHSPSSPYSCAKDSGPVIPTTSLVTFLERVQETAFQTYERSKFDHKDFIDLSLKFDLSTTVKSFDEISKTENGSVSTKDFEEFIGKWFKGAGEDLVYVEPMDFETEPYGFLPKVENPEVRAWALEVHGLWKKLSREVSSSVHDHPELHTLLPLPVPGMIPGSRFREVYYWDSYWVIRGLLASKMHETAKAIVTNLISLLDTYGYVLNGARAYYTNRSQPPLLSAMVYEIYNRTGDVDLAKKALPALLKEYQFWNSEIHTMIIHDAENCNHSLNRYYAMWNKPRPEASAIDKRFASKFLNVNEKQKFYRELASTAESGWDFSTRWMRNPSEFTSLSTTTILPVDLNAFMLRMELDIAFFAKIVGDDAIAEDFLTASHTRKKAFNCVFWNENMGQWVDYWLNYGAEPKEPQTWEAQNQNQNVFASNFVPLWIDLFNSDTPLVEKVTRSLQSSGLLCAAGIATSLTNSGHQCRDFPNGWAPIQHMIVEGLWRSASTEARKVARDIAERWIRANYVAYKKTGTMHEKYNVEKCGEYGAGGIYRPQTGFGWSNGVVLAFLEEFGWPKDQNIDCN
- the LOC105801886 gene encoding trehalase isoform X2; protein product: MAAANHSPSSPYSCAKDSGPVIPTTSLVTFLERVQETAFQTYERSKFDHKDFIDLSLKFDLSTTVKSFDEISKTENGSVSTKDFEEFIGKWFKGAGEDLVYVEPMDFETEPYGFLPKVENPEVRAWALEVHGLWKKLSREVSSSVHDHPELHTLLPLPVPGMIPGSRFREVYYWDSYWVIRGLLASKMHETAKAIVTNLISLLDTYGYVLNGARAYYTNRSQPPLLSAMVYEIYNRTGDVDLAKKALPALLKEYQFWNSEIHTMIIHDAENCNHSLNRYYAMWNKPRPEASAIDKRFASKFLNVNEKQKFYRELASTAESGWDFSTRWMRNPSEFTSLSTTTILPVDLNAFMLRMELDIAFFAKIVGDDAIAEDFLTASHTRKKAFNCVFWNENMGQWVDYWLNYGAEPKEPQTWEAQNQNQNVFASNFVPLWIDLFNSDTPLVEKVTRSLQSSGLLCAAGIATSLTNSGHQWDFPNGWAPIQHMIVEGLWRSASTEARKVARDIAERWIRANYVAYKKTGTMHEKYNVEKCGEYGAGGIYRPQTGFGWSNGVVLAFLEEFGWPKDQNIDCN